The following proteins come from a genomic window of Megalobrama amblycephala isolate DHTTF-2021 linkage group LG1, ASM1881202v1, whole genome shotgun sequence:
- the LOC125273855 gene encoding BEN domain-containing protein 5-like isoform X1, producing MFAYVRYIDDNIRQIVPLDYIKDFCPQDVNDFEIKKKYHILWKKSPEDQGQYYKAQILKLAESEEELTRERISIPPLDSDEEDCSSYKNSMNPSCDKTNDKTKKKAAVQNTHKKKNLMDILKEKKKVVQSSFESNMEYVPIAVHKELQDKYYNLKKRMREEEMANEENGKKIKCLKEEKREMKAELLQLRKLNLHLQEELFLNKKITDNETSSAVHTPLLQRAEKTADMQTAIIPKITQKTSSSSHTHLTEHHGLEEPAEELTTGRCKDGKDLGHGVMISTEKWDIVRRVVGDSKFCKSLAVVIWGTTVLKQRSVTGMKCNAKKTADAKPPLTPEKVSAIKECLSQRLKERGHTSEEINKRLLSVRKYLAEKISDINRIKTVSGLTQPQWIQ from the exons ATGTTTGCCTACGTCCGGTATATCGATGACAACATCCGACAGATAGTGCCCTTGGACTATATAAAAGACTTCTGTCCACAGGATGTCAATGATtttgaaataaagaaaaaatatcatattttgtgGAAGAAATCACCAGAGGACCAGGGACAATACTACAAAGCACAGATATTAAAATTGGCTG AATCTGAAGAGGAATTAACGCGTGAGAGAATCTCAATACCCCCACTCGACAGTGATGAGGAAGACTGTTCATCCTATAAAAACTCCATGAATCCATCT tgtgacAAAACAAATGACAAGACAAAAAAGAAGGCAGCAGTCCAAAACacgcacaaaaaaaagaatttaatgGATatcctaaaagaaaaaaaaaaggttgtccAGAGCAGTTTTGAATCAAACATGGAATATGTCCCCATAGCTGTGCACAAGGAACTGCAAGACAAATATTACAACCTCAAAAAAAGGATGCGAGAGGAGGAGATGGCCAATGAagaaaatgggaaaaaaattaaatgcttaaaagaagaaaaaagggaGATGAAGGCAGAACTGCTGCAACTAAGGAAACTAAACTTACATCTCCAGGAGGAGCTCTTCCTAAACAAGAAAA TAACAGACAATGAGACCTCTTCTGCAGTCCACACTCCACTTCTACAGCGGGCAGAAAAAACAGCAGATATGCAAACTGCCATAATACCCAAAA TAACACAAAAGACCTCTTCTTCAAGCCACACTCACCTCACGGAGCATCATGGTCTAGAAGAACCAGCAGAGGAGCTAACTACTGGAAGATGCAAGGATGGCAAG gatCTAGGACATGGAGTCATGATATCCACAGAAAAATGGGACATCGTGAGGAGAGTTGTGGGTGACTCAAAATTCTGTAAGAGCCTGGCTGTCGTTATATGGGGAACCACAGTCCTCAAACAGAGGAGTGTGACCGGCATGAAATGCAACGCTAAAAAAACTGCTGATGCAAAACCACCTCTGACTCCTGAAAAGGTCTCAGCTATCAAAG AGTGTCTGTCTCAGAGGCTGAAGGAAAGAGGCCACACCTCAGAGGAAATAAATAAGCGCCTCCTAAGTGTACGAAAATACCTGGCTGAGAAGATCAGTGACATAAACCGGATAAAAACTGTCAGTG GTCTAACCCAGCCACAGTGGATACAGTGA
- the LOC125273855 gene encoding BEN domain-containing protein 5-like isoform X2: MFAYVRYIDDNIRQIVPLDYIKDFCPQDVNDFEIKKKYHILWKKSPEDQGQYYKAQILKLAESEEELTRERISIPPLDSDEEDCSSYKNSMNPSCDKTNDKTKKKAAVQNTHKKKNLMDILKEKKKVVQSSFESNMEYVPIAVHKELQDKYYNLKKRMREEEMANEENGKKIKCLKEEKREMKAELLQLRKLNLHLQEELFLNKKITDNETSSAVHTPLLQRAEKTADMQTAIIPKITQKTSSSSHTHLTEHHGLEEPAEELTTGRCKDGKDLGHGVMISTEKWDIVRRVVGDSKFCKSLAVVIWGTTVLKQRSVTGMKCNAKKTADAKPPLTPEKVSAIKECLSQRLKERGHTSEEINKRLLSVRKYLAEKISDINRIKTVSGMHRFQVQ, encoded by the exons ATGTTTGCCTACGTCCGGTATATCGATGACAACATCCGACAGATAGTGCCCTTGGACTATATAAAAGACTTCTGTCCACAGGATGTCAATGATtttgaaataaagaaaaaatatcatattttgtgGAAGAAATCACCAGAGGACCAGGGACAATACTACAAAGCACAGATATTAAAATTGGCTG AATCTGAAGAGGAATTAACGCGTGAGAGAATCTCAATACCCCCACTCGACAGTGATGAGGAAGACTGTTCATCCTATAAAAACTCCATGAATCCATCT tgtgacAAAACAAATGACAAGACAAAAAAGAAGGCAGCAGTCCAAAACacgcacaaaaaaaagaatttaatgGATatcctaaaagaaaaaaaaaaggttgtccAGAGCAGTTTTGAATCAAACATGGAATATGTCCCCATAGCTGTGCACAAGGAACTGCAAGACAAATATTACAACCTCAAAAAAAGGATGCGAGAGGAGGAGATGGCCAATGAagaaaatgggaaaaaaattaaatgcttaaaagaagaaaaaagggaGATGAAGGCAGAACTGCTGCAACTAAGGAAACTAAACTTACATCTCCAGGAGGAGCTCTTCCTAAACAAGAAAA TAACAGACAATGAGACCTCTTCTGCAGTCCACACTCCACTTCTACAGCGGGCAGAAAAAACAGCAGATATGCAAACTGCCATAATACCCAAAA TAACACAAAAGACCTCTTCTTCAAGCCACACTCACCTCACGGAGCATCATGGTCTAGAAGAACCAGCAGAGGAGCTAACTACTGGAAGATGCAAGGATGGCAAG gatCTAGGACATGGAGTCATGATATCCACAGAAAAATGGGACATCGTGAGGAGAGTTGTGGGTGACTCAAAATTCTGTAAGAGCCTGGCTGTCGTTATATGGGGAACCACAGTCCTCAAACAGAGGAGTGTGACCGGCATGAAATGCAACGCTAAAAAAACTGCTGATGCAAAACCACCTCTGACTCCTGAAAAGGTCTCAGCTATCAAAG AGTGTCTGTCTCAGAGGCTGAAGGAAAGAGGCCACACCTCAGAGGAAATAAATAAGCGCCTCCTAAGTGTACGAAAATACCTGGCTGAGAAGATCAGTGACATAAACCGGATAAAAACTGTCAGTG GAATGCACAGATTTCAGGTCCAGTAG
- the LOC125273855 gene encoding BEN domain-containing protein 5-like isoform X4: MFAYVRYIDDNIRQIVPLDYIKDFCPQDVNDFEIKKKYHILWKKSPEDQGQYYKAQILKLAESEEELTRERISIPPLDSDEEDCSSYKNSMNPSDLGHGVMISTEKWDIVRRVVGDSKFCKSLAVVIWGTTVLKQRSVTGMKCNAKKTADAKPPLTPEKVSAIKECLSQRLKERGHTSEEINKRLLSVRKYLAEKISDINRIKTVSGLTQPQWIQ; this comes from the exons ATGTTTGCCTACGTCCGGTATATCGATGACAACATCCGACAGATAGTGCCCTTGGACTATATAAAAGACTTCTGTCCACAGGATGTCAATGATtttgaaataaagaaaaaatatcatattttgtgGAAGAAATCACCAGAGGACCAGGGACAATACTACAAAGCACAGATATTAAAATTGGCTG AATCTGAAGAGGAATTAACGCGTGAGAGAATCTCAATACCCCCACTCGACAGTGATGAGGAAGACTGTTCATCCTATAAAAACTCCATGAATCCATCT gatCTAGGACATGGAGTCATGATATCCACAGAAAAATGGGACATCGTGAGGAGAGTTGTGGGTGACTCAAAATTCTGTAAGAGCCTGGCTGTCGTTATATGGGGAACCACAGTCCTCAAACAGAGGAGTGTGACCGGCATGAAATGCAACGCTAAAAAAACTGCTGATGCAAAACCACCTCTGACTCCTGAAAAGGTCTCAGCTATCAAAG AGTGTCTGTCTCAGAGGCTGAAGGAAAGAGGCCACACCTCAGAGGAAATAAATAAGCGCCTCCTAAGTGTACGAAAATACCTGGCTGAGAAGATCAGTGACATAAACCGGATAAAAACTGTCAGTG GTCTAACCCAGCCACAGTGGATACAGTGA
- the LOC125273855 gene encoding BEN domain-containing protein 5-like isoform X3: MNPSCDKTNDKTKKKAAVQNTHKKKNLMDILKEKKKVVQSSFESNMEYVPIAVHKELQDKYYNLKKRMREEEMANEENGKKIKCLKEEKREMKAELLQLRKLNLHLQEELFLNKKITDNETSSAVHTPLLQRAEKTADMQTAIIPKITQKTSSSSHTHLTEHHGLEEPAEELTTGRCKDGKDLGHGVMISTEKWDIVRRVVGDSKFCKSLAVVIWGTTVLKQRSVTGMKCNAKKTADAKPPLTPEKVSAIKECLSQRLKERGHTSEEINKRLLSVRKYLAEKISDINRIKTVSGLTQPQWIQ, encoded by the exons ATGAATCCATCT tgtgacAAAACAAATGACAAGACAAAAAAGAAGGCAGCAGTCCAAAACacgcacaaaaaaaagaatttaatgGATatcctaaaagaaaaaaaaaaggttgtccAGAGCAGTTTTGAATCAAACATGGAATATGTCCCCATAGCTGTGCACAAGGAACTGCAAGACAAATATTACAACCTCAAAAAAAGGATGCGAGAGGAGGAGATGGCCAATGAagaaaatgggaaaaaaattaaatgcttaaaagaagaaaaaagggaGATGAAGGCAGAACTGCTGCAACTAAGGAAACTAAACTTACATCTCCAGGAGGAGCTCTTCCTAAACAAGAAAA TAACAGACAATGAGACCTCTTCTGCAGTCCACACTCCACTTCTACAGCGGGCAGAAAAAACAGCAGATATGCAAACTGCCATAATACCCAAAA TAACACAAAAGACCTCTTCTTCAAGCCACACTCACCTCACGGAGCATCATGGTCTAGAAGAACCAGCAGAGGAGCTAACTACTGGAAGATGCAAGGATGGCAAG gatCTAGGACATGGAGTCATGATATCCACAGAAAAATGGGACATCGTGAGGAGAGTTGTGGGTGACTCAAAATTCTGTAAGAGCCTGGCTGTCGTTATATGGGGAACCACAGTCCTCAAACAGAGGAGTGTGACCGGCATGAAATGCAACGCTAAAAAAACTGCTGATGCAAAACCACCTCTGACTCCTGAAAAGGTCTCAGCTATCAAAG AGTGTCTGTCTCAGAGGCTGAAGGAAAGAGGCCACACCTCAGAGGAAATAAATAAGCGCCTCCTAAGTGTACGAAAATACCTGGCTGAGAAGATCAGTGACATAAACCGGATAAAAACTGTCAGTG GTCTAACCCAGCCACAGTGGATACAGTGA